In a single window of the Centroberyx gerrardi isolate f3 chromosome 17, fCenGer3.hap1.cur.20231027, whole genome shotgun sequence genome:
- the mrps26 gene encoding small ribosomal subunit protein mS26: MFQVISGRSVPAVRLLAPRAAVLVEAVRGRKSRSDPPAKSKEGRIKVPPPVDPVEMVVLRERFTEYDLIMRALRLEFKEEMLRKRYEEETGSLAEERARQEEEEHRSLMAWNQQENLRLLTLRQVRVQKEMEEAELKKKEAVVQREQAMQELIKEKEREILQLQEEAKNFITLENLDQRIEEALDNPKNYNFAIDREGRVVRQTVLE, encoded by the exons ATGTTTCAGGTAATCAGCGGGAGGAGCGTGCCCGCGGTCCGCCTCCTCGCACCCCGGGCCGCCGTGCTGGTCGAGGCTGTCAGGGGCAGAAAGTCCCGCAGCGACCCGCCGGCCAAGTCCAAAGAGGGGCGAATCAAAGTTCCTCCTCCCGTCGACCCGGTGGAGATGGTGGTCCTGAGGGAAAGATTCACCGAGTACGACTTGATCATGCGGGCGCTTCG tcTGGAGTTCAAGGAGGAGATGCTGAGGAAGAGGTACGAGGAGGAGACGGGCTCGCTGGCCGAGGAGCGAgccaggcaggaggaggaggagcatcGCTCCCTCATGGCCTGGAACCAGCAGGAGAACCTGCGCCTGCTCACACTCAG ACAAGTGAGGGTCCAGAAAGAAATGGAAGAGGCTGAGCTGAAGAAGAAAGAAGCGGTCGTTCAACGAGAGCAAGCAATGCAAGAACTgatcaaagaaaaagagagggagattttGCAGCTGCAG GAGGAAGCCAAGAACTTCATCACCTTGGAGAACTTGGATCAGCGTATCGAAGAGGCTCTGGACAATCCAAAGAATTACAACTTTGCCATCGACCGAGAAGGCAGAGTGGTCAGGCAGACGGTGCTGGAGTGA
- the neff2 gene encoding neurofilament light polypeptide has translation MSYDSYISYRRPWDSYRGSRSTAKSSMSSSLYSSPRAPPSGKRILRLGSSPLPDGSERMDLAQASSLNTELLGLRSQEREQLVDLNDRFATYIEKVRHLELQNRALLAELEALRRRRSDPSRLQALYEGEARSLRAMIDSESGEKMRMEAERDYLRDVYEQLKERYEDEARLRMDAEEALQRAREEASRATVSNCDAEASVVSLSEEIVFLKKVFAEEQVELQAQLQMANISVDVDVSRPDLSAALRDIRSQYERLANKNMQAAEDWYKNKFASVAEMASKNNEAVHAIREETMEYRRLLQSRSSEIEALRNVIDSLNKQLEELEETQGKEVAKYQMRISELERDISEAKQEMARYLREYQDLLNVKMALDIEIAAYRKLLEGEEFRLAYPSLPALN, from the exons ATGAGCTACGATTCCTACATCTCCTACCGGCGTCCTTGGGACAGCTACAGAGGCTCCCGGTCCACCGCCAAATCCTCCAtgtcttcctccctctactcttctccccGAGCTCCTCCGTCCGGGAAGAGGATCCTGAGGCTGGGCTCCTCTCCGCTGCCGGACGGCTCTGAGCGGATGGACCTGGCTCAGGCCAGCTCCCTCAACACAGAGCTGCTGGGCCTGCGTTCCcaggagagggagcagctggTGGATCTGAACGACCGCTTCGCCACCTACATCGAGAAGGTGAGGCACCTGGAGCTGCAGAACCGAGCCCTGCTGGCCGAGCTGGAGGCGCTGAGGAGGCGGCGGAGCGATCCGTCCCGCCTGCAGGCGCTCTACGAGGGGGAGGCGCGGAGTCTGAGGGCCATGATCGACTCGGAGAGCGGGGAGAAGATGCGGATGGAGGCGGAGAGGGACTACCTGCGTGACGTGTACGAGCAGCTGAAGGAGCGCTACGAGGACGAGGCCAGGCTGCGGATGGATGCCGAGGAGGCGCTGCAGAGGGCCAGGGAGGAGGCCAGCAGGGCCACGGTGTCCAACTGCGACGCCGAGGCCAGCGTGGTCTCCCTGTCCGAGGAGATCGTGTTCCTGAAGAAAGTCTTCGCAGAGGAGCAAGTGGAGCTGCAGGCCCAGCTGCAGATGGCCAACATCAGCGTGGATGTGGACGTGTCCCGGCCCGACCTCTCCGCCGCCCTCCGAGACATCCGGTCGCAGTACGAGCGGCTGGCGAACAAGAACATGCAAGCCGCCGAGGACTGGTACAAGAACAAGTTCGCGAGTGTGGCGGAGATGGCCAGCAAAAACAATGAGGCGGTGCACGCCATCCGGGAGGAGACCATGGAGTACCGGAGGCTGCTTCAGTCCCGATCCTCGGAGATCGAGGCCCTCCGGAACGTCATCGACTCCCTGAACAAAcaactggaggagctggaggagacgcAGGGGAAAGAGGTGGCAAAGTACCAG ATGAGGATAAGTGAACTGGAGAGGGATATCTCTGAAGCCAAGCAGGAGATGGCGCGCTACCTGAGAGAGTACCAAGACCTTCTCAATGTGAAGATGGCCCTGGACATTGAAATAGCCGCGTACAG gaAACTGCTGGAGGGGGAAGAGTTTCGGCTGGCCTACCCGTCTCTACCCGCCCTAAACTAA